GGGGTAAAAAGAAAGTCCTGCAGATATCCGGCCACATGGCGCGTGGCGCCGCCCACGGTGACCACGTCGTTGCCCTCGGCCACGCTGTGCATGACGCTTTCTTCCGGGTCCAGACTTTCGCGCAGCTGGTCAAAGTAGCTGATCTGCAAATGGGTGCCCAGACGTACCGTTCCTTCCGTGGAGGGCAGCTCGCCAAGCAGCACGCGGATCAGGGTGGTCTTGCCGGCGCCGTTGTCGCCGATGAGGCCCACGCGGTCCCCACGCTGGATCACGGCGGAAAAATTGCTGAAAAGCGGCGGTTTGCCGGGATAGGCAAAGGCTACGTTTTCCGCCGCCATCACGAGTTTGCCCGAACGCTCGGCTTCCTGCGCGGCCATGCGCACGTTGCCCTGCCTGGCGCGCCGCGCGGCCCGTTGGGAGCGCAGGGATTCAAGGGCGCGCACCCGGCCCATGTTGCGCGTGCGCCGGGCCTTGATGCCCTGGCGTATCCACGTCTCCTCCTGGGCGAGCTTTTTGTCGAAAAGTGCGCAGGCGCGTTCCTCGGCGGCAAGGCGTTCCTCCCGCCGTTCCGGATAGCGGTCAAAACCGCAGGAATAGCTGAACAGCCTGCCCCGGTCGATTTCCACCACGCGCGTGGCAAGGCGTCCGGCAAATGCTCTGTCGTGGCTGACGAAAATCAGGGTGCGGACCTTGCGCAGCAGAAAGTCCTCCAGCCAGGTGATGGTCGTGAGATCCAGGTGGTTGGTCGGCTCGTCCAGAATAAGGTCTTCGGAGCACACAAGCGCCCTGGCCAGGGCTACCCGCCTTTTTGTGCCGCCGGAAAGTGCGGTGAAGTCGGCGTCCGGATTCAGCCCCAGCCGGTTGATGACGGCGAGCACCTCGCCGTAGTGCTCCCAGGCGTCGGCTTCCACGGCCTGCCCCTGCGCCGTTCCGGCATGGGCGGCGGCCAGGGCTTTGCCTTCCTCACCCAAGGCGGCGGCTACCAGGGAAAAAACAGAACCGCGCCAGTCTTCGGGCACGTCCTGGGGCATTTGCCCCATTGGCGTACCGGGCCGGAGAATCAGGCCGGAGTCTGGCGCCATCTGCCCGCCCAGAAGCGCCAGCAGAGAAGATTTGCCGGCTCCGTTGCGGCCCACAAGGCAGATGCGCTCACCGGTTTCAACGGAAAGATCAGCCGCGTCCAGCAACGGCTTGCCGCCAAGGTTCAAAGTAACGCCCTGCATGCTCAGAAATGCCAAAATATTCTCCAGCGCGGTGGGGTAGGAACAGCTCTCTGCCGTAACGTCCGGGAGCCGTTGCCTTCGGGGCCGTATCCACGTCGCCAAAGGTTC
This is a stretch of genomic DNA from Desulfovibrio legallii. It encodes these proteins:
- a CDS encoding ATP-binding cassette domain-containing protein encodes the protein MAFLSMQGVTLNLGGKPLLDAADLSVETGERICLVGRNGAGKSSLLALLGGQMAPDSGLILRPGTPMGQMPQDVPEDWRGSVFSLVAAALGEEGKALAAAHAGTAQGQAVEADAWEHYGEVLAVINRLGLNPDADFTALSGGTKRRVALARALVCSEDLILDEPTNHLDLTTITWLEDFLLRKVRTLIFVSHDRAFAGRLATRVVEIDRGRLFSYSCGFDRYPERREERLAAEERACALFDKKLAQEETWIRQGIKARRTRNMGRVRALESLRSQRAARRARQGNVRMAAQEAERSGKLVMAAENVAFAYPGKPPLFSNFSAVIQRGDRVGLIGDNGAGKTTLIRVLLGELPSTEGTVRLGTHLQISYFDQLRESLDPEESVMHSVAEGNDVVTVGGATRHVAGYLQDFLFTPDRLRLPVKVLSGGERNRLLLAKLFTRPSNVLVLDEPTNDLDAETLELLEELLADYAGTVLVVSHDRSFLDNMVTSVIALEGDGRAHEYVGAYTDWLRQRATPPQEPKAEEKAVRPGRRTDQRPATDKPRRRSFKEQREFELLGKELDALPERLDALEREQADLEAALADPDLFTRDPAAFTRTTGRLAALEEEQTALLLRWEAVEQRLQELGELSG